In Treponema primitia ZAS-2, a genomic segment contains:
- a CDS encoding ATP-binding protein produces the protein MKNILKAARFWAAAALLGAAAIILMVLVFFFSSHRAGDSPLYINLREYPMYGKKGFVPADALGSPTGLEWHEIAAAGDSSLVIVKEKFQGLPRRVFLSPFGNRVEHFTYVIPFELGYDTLLFMRQNIEKVPGLFIAALGDNWEIYLNGHLIKNELHLDEGGEIVSHRAQRKVRFPFDEDLLVEGANTLTIHLAGDPNHDNLGLYYGTPVYIDDYEAIEAASSETVTIALVGIYIFLGLYHFILFSQRRDVRYNLYYGAFSLCLGLYFLTRLSCIYTFSPDTNIWSRLEFATLFFFLPLISCFFQSLTQGRIRLPAKVMLWISLAMAATELFFAPQYGEDCINIFYALGVVEILYIFSVNFGYEFFYRAYRSWKEAPRRHDDGRAFTLAEDLRWNLVHEPMGNLAFGIVFVFITGAFDFIDSAFLNWGILTSRYGFTVFTLGAALILSRRFSEMYQELTGLNASLETTVEQRTLALREQTALAESASQAKSNFLANMSHEIRTPLNAIMGYSELELYAAGGDEHKKGRLEQIHQSGAILLSIINDVLDISKIESGKLELLPVEYDLPSLINDTVSFNTVRIRDKPINFILELDHDLPVNLFGDELRLRQILNNLLSNAIKYTKEGEVRFAVGFEKENDSAEGIVLVFVVSDTGLGIKAEALGSIFDEYGRADQELNRDIEGTGLGLAITRQLVELMEGTITVESEYGKGSVFTARVRQKRLDGQPMGRATAAALESFSYHEKRRHAAINFPRVDLSAAKVLVVDDVPSNIQVAQGYLRLYRLAPDSAGSGEEAMAKMASKRYDLVFMDHMMPGMDGVETVRRLREGGDNTPIVVLTANALIGNDEMFASKGFDSFLSKPLKAADLDKTLLRFIPREKQGPALAEEAAAAVGTDAAVGTDAADGTAAATGTPAGNGALPGLDGLDTTAGLERTGGEEEGYRYVLNSFCEDSKERIDTLRHILFHFQQLAAAPAPADRVQTAPTDQSFLFFATLMHALKNALFSIGADALSAEAGALEALGREEDSAGIREQGPGFYDSFKRFVEQLGAALGSGEKS, from the coding sequence ATGAAAAATATCCTAAAGGCCGCCCGGTTTTGGGCGGCAGCGGCGCTTTTGGGGGCGGCTGCAATCATCCTTATGGTTCTCGTTTTCTTTTTCTCCTCCCACCGGGCGGGGGATAGTCCCCTCTATATCAACCTGCGGGAATACCCCATGTATGGCAAAAAGGGCTTTGTTCCGGCGGATGCCCTGGGATCCCCGACGGGGCTGGAATGGCACGAAATCGCGGCGGCGGGAGACAGCTCCCTGGTGATCGTCAAAGAGAAGTTCCAGGGCCTTCCGCGACGGGTATTCCTTTCGCCCTTTGGGAACAGGGTGGAGCATTTTACCTATGTAATCCCTTTTGAGCTGGGTTACGACACCCTCCTTTTTATGCGGCAGAACATCGAAAAAGTACCGGGGCTGTTTATTGCCGCCCTGGGGGATAACTGGGAAATCTACCTTAACGGCCATTTGATTAAGAACGAGCTGCACCTGGATGAGGGGGGGGAAATCGTTTCCCACCGGGCCCAGCGGAAGGTACGCTTCCCCTTTGACGAGGATCTCCTGGTGGAGGGGGCCAACACTTTGACTATCCACCTGGCGGGGGATCCCAACCATGATAACCTGGGGCTCTATTACGGGACCCCGGTCTACATCGACGACTACGAAGCGATAGAAGCGGCAAGCAGCGAGACGGTGACCATTGCCCTGGTGGGCATTTATATCTTTTTGGGGCTCTACCATTTTATCCTGTTTTCCCAGCGCCGGGACGTGCGGTACAATCTCTACTACGGCGCCTTTTCGCTCTGCCTGGGGCTGTACTTCCTCACCCGGCTTTCGTGCATCTATACCTTTAGCCCGGATACCAATATATGGTCCCGTCTGGAATTTGCCACGCTGTTCTTTTTTCTTCCGCTGATTAGCTGCTTTTTTCAGAGCCTTACCCAGGGGAGGATTCGCTTGCCTGCTAAGGTGATGCTCTGGATAAGCCTGGCTATGGCGGCGACGGAGCTTTTCTTTGCCCCCCAGTACGGCGAGGACTGTATCAATATCTTTTATGCCCTGGGGGTAGTGGAGATCCTCTATATCTTTAGCGTCAACTTTGGGTACGAGTTTTTCTACCGCGCCTACCGCTCGTGGAAGGAAGCGCCCCGCCGCCACGATGACGGCAGGGCCTTTACGTTGGCGGAAGACCTCCGGTGGAACCTTGTGCACGAGCCCATGGGGAACCTTGCCTTTGGCATAGTGTTTGTGTTTATCACCGGCGCCTTCGACTTTATTGATTCTGCTTTTCTGAACTGGGGCATCCTGACGTCCCGGTATGGGTTTACGGTCTTTACCCTGGGGGCCGCCCTGATCCTTTCCCGGCGCTTTTCCGAGATGTACCAGGAATTGACCGGCCTTAATGCCTCATTGGAGACCACGGTGGAGCAGCGTACCCTTGCGCTGCGGGAGCAAACTGCCCTGGCGGAATCCGCCTCCCAGGCAAAGAGCAATTTCCTTGCCAACATGAGCCACGAAATCCGCACGCCCCTTAACGCGATCATGGGCTACAGCGAACTGGAACTGTATGCCGCCGGCGGAGATGAGCACAAGAAGGGCCGCCTGGAACAGATCCACCAGTCGGGGGCCATCCTGCTTTCAATCATCAATGATGTGCTTGATATTTCAAAAATTGAATCGGGCAAACTGGAACTGCTGCCCGTGGAATACGATCTGCCCAGCTTGATAAACGACACGGTTTCTTTTAATACGGTGCGTATTCGGGACAAGCCCATCAACTTTATCCTGGAACTGGACCACGACCTCCCGGTCAATCTGTTTGGGGACGAATTACGGCTGCGGCAGATACTGAACAACCTTTTAAGCAACGCCATTAAATACACCAAAGAAGGGGAAGTGCGCTTTGCGGTGGGTTTTGAAAAAGAAAACGATTCTGCTGAGGGCATAGTTTTAGTGTTTGTGGTTTCCGACACCGGCCTGGGCATTAAGGCGGAAGCCCTGGGCAGCATCTTTGACGAGTACGGCCGGGCGGACCAGGAGCTGAACCGGGACATCGAAGGCACCGGGCTGGGGCTGGCTATTACCCGGCAGCTGGTGGAGCTTATGGAGGGGACCATCACCGTGGAAAGTGAATATGGCAAGGGCAGCGTGTTTACCGCCCGGGTGCGCCAGAAACGGCTGGACGGGCAGCCCATGGGAAGGGCCACCGCCGCAGCCCTGGAGAGTTTCAGCTACCACGAAAAGCGCCGCCATGCGGCAATCAATTTTCCGCGGGTGGATCTTTCGGCGGCCAAGGTCCTGGTGGTGGACGATGTCCCTTCCAATATCCAGGTGGCCCAGGGCTATTTGCGCCTGTACCGGCTTGCGCCCGACAGCGCCGGCAGCGGCGAAGAAGCCATGGCCAAAATGGCATCGAAGCGCTACGACCTGGTCTTTATGGACCACATGATGCCCGGCATGGACGGCGTCGAAACGGTCCGCCGCTTGCGGGAAGGGGGGGACAACACGCCAATAGTTGTACTAACCGCCAATGCCCTTATCGGCAATGACGAGATGTTCGCTTCCAAGGGCTTTGACAGCTTCTTGAGCAAACCCCTTAAAGCGGCGGACCTGGATAAAACCCTCCTGCGCTTTATCCCCCGGGAAAAACAGGGGCCGGCGCTGGCGGAAGAAGCAGCTGCTGCTGTCGGGACGGATGCTGCTGTCGGGACGGATGCTGCTGACGGGACGGCTGCGGCTACGGGGACGCCTGCGGGGAACGGCGCACTCCCTGGCCTGGACGGCCTGGATACCACTGCGGGGCTCGAGCGCACCGGCGGCGAAGAAGAAGGTTATCGCTATGTGCTCAACAGCTTTTGTGAAGACAGCAAAGAACGCATAGACACCCTGCGGCACATACTGTTTCATTTCCAGCAGCTTGCGGCCGCTCCGGCTCCCGCAGACAGGGTCCAGACGGCGCCCACGGACCAAAGCTTTCTCTTTTTTGCTACCCTTATGCACGCCCTCAAAAACGCCCTCTTTTCCATAGGCGCCGACGCCCTTTCGGCGGAGGCCGGGGCCCTGGAAGCCCTGGGCAGGGAGGAGGATAGTGCGGGGATCCGGGAACAGGGCCCGGGTTTCTACGATTCCTTTAAGCGCTTTGTGGAACAGCTCGGCGCTGCACTAGGTTCTGGAGAAAAGTCTTGA
- a CDS encoding response regulator, with protein MIRILIVEDMTMLREALTTILSDEKDMQVVGALEHAGDALEFCRENRPDLILMDVLTDDNLVNGGSHRELAQEENSRTQINGISATQEILAEFPDTKIVIITAFPEITFIEAAKKAGAHSFVYKNVKNDLLLQIIRGTMAGYGTFPTHIPTLATLSPKFTDREMRILRLLAQARDRSFIEQELSISEGTLKAVITGILNKTGYDSIMQYVVYAVANGLISPHG; from the coding sequence ATGATACGCATACTGATTGTTGAGGACATGACCATGCTCCGGGAAGCATTGACCACAATACTTTCCGATGAGAAGGATATGCAGGTCGTCGGCGCCCTGGAACATGCCGGAGATGCCCTGGAGTTCTGCCGTGAGAACCGGCCTGACCTTATCCTTATGGATGTGCTTACCGACGACAACCTGGTAAACGGCGGTTCCCACCGGGAATTGGCGCAGGAAGAAAACAGCCGCACCCAAATCAACGGCATAAGCGCCACCCAGGAAATCCTGGCTGAATTCCCGGACACCAAGATCGTCATCATAACCGCCTTCCCGGAGATTACCTTTATCGAGGCCGCAAAAAAAGCCGGAGCCCATAGCTTTGTCTATAAAAACGTAAAGAACGATTTGCTCTTGCAGATAATCCGGGGAACCATGGCAGGATACGGCACCTTTCCCACCCATATCCCCACCCTGGCGACCCTGAGCCCGAAATTTACCGACCGGGAGATGCGGATCCTGCGCCTCCTTGCCCAAGCCCGGGATCGTAGTTTTATAGAGCAGGAACTCAGCATTTCCGAAGGCACCCTCAAGGCAGTTATCACCGGCATCCTCAATAAAACCGGCTACGATAGCATCATGCAGTACGTGGTATACGCCGTGGCCAACGGGCTCATTAGCCCCCACGGGTAA
- a CDS encoding helix-turn-helix domain-containing protein: protein MIPRTKVSFSLLIPVLAFTLALGIFIVLVLTGSISFGRQEIKENIQAERKRIAQGLEKQMEDIAVEALLFSQTLSRNIENQLAYSGLTMDDLSYHPDILEAIEEHELALILLSLDKAKASGVFVILEATVNPFRGEEYARSGFYIRSTEPVVQRNSYKLYLRGFADLAFKNDLSLQSTWDLELNIKDKEYYTAPTNTFLKNPALPLSRSYFWSFADAVGRAEPALLCSVPMVSSQGTFLGVCGFELSEVNFKLFHSPGTDTYPQLHSMLASLSGDSLNLRKSYHAGGIHPNRKNPDSLSDFVFTDSYELIKLYSDNSPYAEEKMALVLGLPQQDYRRLLVTRNGILAAILLLLGGGILGSYVFLNRYYQSAYAERLIALEAQFAKVPPNFDSFGFSKREKEVCLLLLKGFSIRQIGGQLSIAFDTVNNHCRSIYRKLGIKSRKELFLKFG, encoded by the coding sequence ATGATTCCCAGGACAAAAGTGTCTTTCAGCTTGCTGATTCCCGTTCTGGCTTTTACACTGGCCCTCGGCATATTCATAGTCCTTGTCTTGACCGGTAGTATCAGTTTTGGCAGACAGGAAATAAAGGAAAACATACAAGCGGAACGGAAACGTATTGCTCAGGGTTTGGAAAAGCAAATGGAGGACATTGCTGTGGAAGCCCTGCTGTTTTCCCAAACCTTATCCAGGAATATAGAAAACCAACTGGCCTACTCGGGCCTGACCATGGATGATCTATCCTATCATCCTGATATTCTTGAAGCCATAGAGGAGCATGAGCTTGCTCTGATCCTTCTTTCTCTGGACAAGGCAAAGGCATCGGGGGTGTTTGTGATACTGGAGGCTACGGTTAACCCTTTTCGCGGGGAAGAATACGCCCGTTCCGGTTTCTATATACGGAGCACGGAACCGGTCGTACAGCGGAATTCCTATAAACTGTACCTTCGGGGCTTTGCGGATCTTGCATTTAAGAATGATCTTTCTCTGCAATCAACCTGGGATCTGGAACTGAATATTAAGGATAAAGAGTACTATACGGCGCCGACGAATACTTTTTTAAAGAATCCCGCATTGCCCCTTTCCCGTTCCTATTTCTGGTCTTTTGCCGATGCGGTGGGCAGAGCAGAGCCTGCCCTGCTCTGCAGTGTTCCCATGGTCAGTTCTCAGGGAACCTTCCTCGGGGTATGCGGTTTTGAATTAAGCGAAGTGAATTTCAAGCTTTTTCACAGCCCCGGCACTGATACGTATCCGCAGCTCCACAGTATGCTCGCCTCCTTGAGCGGCGATAGTCTTAACTTGAGAAAGTCCTATCACGCCGGGGGAATTCACCCGAACAGGAAAAACCCTGATTCGCTTTCAGATTTTGTTTTTACAGACTCCTACGAGCTTATCAAACTCTATTCCGATAATTCCCCCTATGCGGAAGAAAAGATGGCCCTGGTCCTCGGTTTACCCCAGCAGGATTACCGGAGGCTGCTTGTTACCCGTAACGGGATTCTAGCGGCCATCCTTCTCCTGCTGGGCGGCGGAATACTTGGCTCCTACGTATTTCTCAACCGTTACTATCAAAGCGCCTATGCAGAGCGCTTAATAGCGCTGGAAGCCCAATTTGCCAAGGTGCCCCCCAATTTTGACAGCTTCGGCTTTTCCAAACGGGAAAAGGAAGTTTGTCTTCTTCTATTAAAAGGCTTTTCTATCCGGCAAATAGGCGGCCAGCTTTCTATTGCTTTTGATACGGTAAATAACCACTGCAGGAGTATTTATCGGAAGCTCGGTATCAAAAGCCGCAAGGAATTATTCCTGAAATTCGGCTGA